CCATGACAACCACGCCCAGCGCACCCGAGATCAGAAACCGGATAACCATCAAGTCATAGATGCTGTAGGCGCCAGTGACGTAAGGGGCTATGAAATTCAGAGCCCAGCTCAGGGTCGCGACCACGGCAAGGATCACTCCGGCGATGATGTTTGAGTGAGCAATGGTCATCAGGCATATCCGCGAGGTATTCAGCTCATGTTGCACAGCGCCAGGGGTATGCTACAAACGAGTTCTCGGTCTTGGATGCATAACGTCTGATTATGAATACGCTTGGGAAGTCATTGCCGCCGCTTGCCAGTTTGCTGCCCTTTGAAGCGGCTGCTCGACTGGAAAGCTTTTCGAAGGCTGCCGATGAATTGCACATCACTCAAGCGGCGATCAGCCGCCAGATCCGTGGGCTTGAAGAAAATCTTGGGTTGAAGCTTTTTTGCCGCCGCAACCGTGCAGTCTTCCTGACGCAGGAGGGGCGTGAGCTAGGGCGCGTGGTGAGCACCGCATTGCAAAGTATCAGCGACAGTGCCGTCACCCTTCGTGAATCACCCCGTAAAAACCGCGTCGTTTTACTGTGTCAGTTGTGCGAAGCGTTCTATTGGTTGATGCCGCGCCTTTCGACGTTCCACCAGCAACACCCGGAAATCGAGATCCAGGTCGCGACATCCACCAGACCGTTGACTGAATTCAATGACCATTTTGACGTGGCCTTACAAAGCACCGGACGCCCCAGCGGCTTGCATGTTCTGGCGTTTACCGCCGCTGATGAAGTGTTTCCAGTGTGCAGTCCTCATTACCTGACTGCCCGACAGTCACTCGGGATCAGTGAACTTCGCCTCCACACGCTTTTACACCATCGCGCCACGCCACCGCACTTGATGGAATGGGATAGCTGGCTGCAGGCATTTGGGCAGACATTGGAGGGTTGTTCTCAGGGCACTTTGTTTGACAGTTACCCCTTGATGCTTCAGGCCGCCGTTGAAGGGCATGGAATTGCAATGGGGTGGCGTCGAACCGCCGGGAGGCTTATTGAAAACGGTACGCTGGTGAGACCTTGCGCAGAAAGTGTCCCTTTACCTAATGCGATATCGGTTTTCAGACTGCAGGGTGGGGAAGACCGAATTGAGGTGCGCGCTCTGATTGAGTGGCTTGCAGAGGAATTACGTAATGAAAGCTAACAGATCAATTCCCCTGTTTATGACGTTTGAGTAACGACCGCTTTTGGCCGAGGCTGTGTAAAAACGTTTTTCAGTGCGACAGGTACTCAAAACCGGATTGAAAATCGCGCTTCTACGCGAAATCTACATCTGCTGACGTGCCGATAAATTTCAGATTTAACGTAGACGCGCACACTTCAATTTTGGCGAAGCTTTTTTACACACTCTGGGCCGATTGTTGCCTGTCGCGAAGAGCAGCAATCGACCCACAGCGGCCTTTCTTAAACACTGACACCACGGTCGTCACACCGCCCATTTTCCCTTATGCACTGCTCAACGTCAGAAGTTCTCGAGACTGACTTTAATGCCCGCACGGCCGGCCAACTCAATGGTCTCTTCCACCCGGTCAGCGTCAACAATAAAACCATCGTAATTTTCACCACCGGAGTCCAAGTGAAGATAACGTTTACCAAACCGAACCAACCATCGGTCGAATTCATCAAGCACCTCTGGCATTGATGAGGCACCGTTTCGCACGTAGACGTAGGGCTCTTTCAATTGGTTGGCGCTAACCAGATAAGGAGCCTGATATTCAAACACATCAAAACCTTTCCAATCCAGGCTCATTAAAACGAGGTGTTCAAGTTTTTGCGCCTTTGAACCATCCAACAATCCATCTGTGAAAGCACTACATGCGTCATCTCCCATCGCGTATCTACGCATGACGCGCCTGACAAGTCTGGCGCCTTCTTTTTCCGGAACCACCGCCAACAGCGCCTGGGCAAAAGTCTCGAGTGCCTTTTTTTGTGCGGGATCGGGTGGGCCGGGCCGTAATTCTTTCATGATCGCTGAAGCGCTGAGGTTAGTTTCCTCGGGTGGAGGCATGGTAAAGCGCCCACCAAACAACCGATCCAAAATGCCCATACCACTCCTTGGAATACCTTGGGGCAAGCGACTTTTCTTTTACCGGCGACAGTCGCTGCTTGTTTTGAGATTTGTGTTGTAGTTGAGCCTAAGGCTCCAAGTGAGGTTTGTCGATCGACCGCCTTTTTTACTGCCAAATTGGACCTGATCCGACCGTCCGCTTTTGGCCCAGAGTGTGTAAAAACGCCTTCGTGAACCCTTGCTATCAGAAATCATAGCAAGGGCTCTCGACAATGTTTTGTTCACGATTTCAGCCAAAAATAGATCCTACACTTGACCTACTCCGAATCGTGACAACAGACGCAAAGCTTGTTTCCTTCAGGGTCTCGAAAATAC
This DNA window, taken from Pseudomonas fluorescens NCIMB 11764, encodes the following:
- a CDS encoding DUF6630 family protein; this translates as MGILDRLFGGRFTMPPPEETNLSASAIMKELRPGPPDPAQKKALETFAQALLAVVPEKEGARLVRRVMRRYAMGDDACSAFTDGLLDGSKAQKLEHLVLMSLDWKGFDVFEYQAPYLVSANQLKEPYVYVRNGASSMPEVLDEFDRWLVRFGKRYLHLDSGGENYDGFIVDADRVEETIELAGRAGIKVSLENF
- a CDS encoding LysR substrate-binding domain-containing protein is translated as MNTLGKSLPPLASLLPFEAAARLESFSKAADELHITQAAISRQIRGLEENLGLKLFCRRNRAVFLTQEGRELGRVVSTALQSISDSAVTLRESPRKNRVVLLCQLCEAFYWLMPRLSTFHQQHPEIEIQVATSTRPLTEFNDHFDVALQSTGRPSGLHVLAFTAADEVFPVCSPHYLTARQSLGISELRLHTLLHHRATPPHLMEWDSWLQAFGQTLEGCSQGTLFDSYPLMLQAAVEGHGIAMGWRRTAGRLIENGTLVRPCAESVPLPNAISVFRLQGGEDRIEVRALIEWLAEELRNES